The following DNA comes from Amycolatopsis solani.
TGTGCGGGAGCGCCGCGGAGGTCGCTTCGCGGCTGCGGGAGTACGAAGGCGCGGAGCACTTCCTGCTGCGCATCGCGAGCACCGACCCGAAGGTCTTCGACGTGCAGCTGACCCGGGTCGCGGAGGTGGTGGAACTGCTGCGTGACCAGCCGTGATCGGAAACCTGTCGGGGGTGGCACGTAGGCTGGGACGGTGACCGAAGCTCCACTGTCCGGACTCCTCACCGCCATCCTTCCCGACCCGGCGCTGCGCGGCGTGGTCGAGCGCGCCGGCGCGCCGCTGCTCGAACTGCAGGGCCCGATCGCCGCCCGGCAGCTCGTCGCCGCCGCCCTCGCGGCGGACGACGGGGCGGGCAAACCCGTGCTCGCCGTGACCGCCACCGGTCGCGAGGCCGACGAGCTGACCGCGTCGCTCGGCGCGATGCTGGGCGCGAGCAGAGTCGCCGACTTCCCGAGCTGGGAGACGCTCCCGCACGAGCGGCTCTCGCCCCGCGCGGACACCGTCGGGCGCCGCCTGGAGGTGCTGCACCGGCTGAAGACCGGGGACGACTCCCTGCGCGTCGTCGTCGCGACCGTCCGCAGCCTGATCCAGCCGATGGCGCCCGGGCTCGGCTCGCTGAAGCCGATCGACCTCGTCGTCGGCGAGGAGGAGCCGTTCGAGGAACTGCTCGAACGGCTCGTCGAGCTGGCGTACGTCCGCGTGGACATGGTCGAGAAGCGCGGCGAGTTCGCCGTCCGCGGCGGCATCCTCGACCTGTTCGGGCCGACCGCGCAGCACCCCGTCCGCGTCGAGTTCTGGGGCGACGAGGTCAGCGAGATCCGCGCGTTCGCCGTCTCCGACCAGCGGTCGCTGCCCGGCGAGATCCCGCGCGTCACCGCGCCGCCGTGCCGCGAGCTGCTGCTCACCGCGCCGGTCAAGGAGAAGGCCGCGGAGCTGGCGAAAACGTACGAAGCGGACGCGCACCTGGCCGAAATGCTCACCAAGCTGGCCGACGGCATCCCGGTCGAGGGCATGGAGGCGCTCATCCCGGTCCTCTGCGAAGGCGAGCTGGAGCTGCTCACCGACGCGATGCCGGTCGGCGCGCACGTGCTGCTCACCGACCCGGAGAAGATCCGCGCCCGCGCCGCCGACCTCGTCCGCACCGGCCAGGAGTTCCTCGAAGCGTCCTGGACGACGGCCGCGGCGGGCGGGCAGGCCCCGATCGACCTGGGCGCGTCCGCCTACCGCGGGCTCGACGAGATCGCGTCGCACGCGCAGGACACCAAGCGCGCCTGGTGGACCCTCACCCAGCTGACCAGCGAAGACCCGGACGTCTACCGCGTCGCGATCGAGGCCGCGCCCGCCTACCGCGGCGAGCTCGAACGCGCGACGACGGACCTGCGCGCGCACATCGCGGCGGGCGGCACGGCGGTGCTCGTCGTCGCCGGCCACGGCACCGCGGCGCGCGCGGTCGAGCAGTTCTCGGCCGCCGACGTCCCGGCCGCCTTGGCGGGCGACGGCCTCACCGGCGTGCCGGCGGCGGGCCTCGTCACAGTCACGTGCGGCGGCTTGACCGACGGCTTCATCTCCCCGGAGCGCGCGCTGGTCGTGCTCACCGAGGCGGACCTGACCGGCCGCGGTTCCGGCGCCGGAACGTCCACAAAGGACCTCACGGCCAAGATGCCGTCCCGGCGGCGCAACGCCGTCGACCCGCTCGCGCTGAAGGCCGGCGACTACGTCGTGCACGAGCAGCACGGCATCGGCCGGTTCGTCGAGATGGTGCAGCGGACGGTCGCCGGCGCCACCCGCGAGTACCTGCTGCTGGAGTACGGCTCGTCCAAGCGCGGGCACCCGGGCGACCGGCTGTTCGTCCCGACCGACCAGCTCGACGAGGTGTCCAAGTACGTCGGCGGCGAGCTGCCGACACTGAACAAGCTCGGCGGCTCCGACTGGAAGAACACCAAGGCCAGGGCCAAGAAGGCGGTCAAGGAGATCGCCGCCGAGCTGGTGCAGCTCTACGCCGCGCGGCAGGCCGCCCCGGGGCACGCGTTCGGCCCGGACACGCCGTGGCAGGGCGAGCTGGAGGACGCCTTCCCGTTCACCGAGACGAACGACCAGCTGGCCGCGATCGACGAGGTCAAGTCCGACATGGAACGCGGCGTCCCGATGGACCGCGTCATCTGCGGCGACGTCGGTTACGGCAAGACGGAGATCGCGGTGCGGGCGGCGTTCAAGGCGGTGCAGGACGGCAAGCAGGTCGCCGTCCTCGTCCCGACGACGCTGCTGGCCCAGCAGCACCTGAACACCTTCCAGGAGCGGATGCGCTCGTTCCCGGTGACGATCAAGGGCCTGTCCCGCTTCACGAACAAGTCCGAGTCGGACGTCATCTTGGAACAGCTCGCCGCCGGCGAGGTCGACATCGTGATCGGCACGCACCGCCTGCTGCAGACCGGCATCCGCTACAAGGACCTCGGGCTCGTGATCGTCGACGAGGAGCAGCGCTTCGGCGTCGAGCACAAGGAGCACATCAAGGCGCTGCGCACGCACGTCGACGTGCTCACCATGTCGGCGACGCCGATCCCGCGCACGCTGGAGATGTCGCTGGCCGGCATCCGCGAGATGTCGACGATCCTGACCCCGCCGGAAGACCGCCACCCGATCCTGACCTACGTCGGCGCGTACGACGACAAGCAGGTCGGCGCGGCCATCCGCCGCGAACTGCTGCGTGACGGCCAGGTCTTCTACGTCCACAACCGCGTCTCCTCGATCGAGAAGGCGGCGCGGCACATCCGCGAGCTGGTGCCGGAGGCGCGCGTCGTCACCGCGCACGGCCAGATGAACGAGGACAAGCTCGAGAAGATCATCCAGGGTTTCTGGGAGAACGAGTACGACGTCCTGGTGTGCACCACGATCGTCGAGACCGGGCTGGACATCTCGAACGCGAACACGCTGCTGGTCGAACGCGGTGACCTGCTCGGGCTGGCCCAGCTGCACCAGCTGCGCGGCCGCGTCGGCCGTGGCCGCGACCGCGGGTACGCGTACTTCCTGTACCCACCGGAGGCCCCGCTGACGGAGACGGCGCACGACCGGCTGGCGACGATCGCGCAGAACACCGAACTGGGCGCGGGCATGGCGGTCGCGATGAAGGACCTCGAGATCCGCGGCGCGGGCAACATCCTCGGCGCGGAGCAGTCCGGGCACATCGCGGGTGTCGGGTTCGACCTCTACGTGCGGTTGGTCGGCGAAGCGGTCGACGCGTTCCGCAGGCACGCGGGCGCGGAGCCGGCGGAGGACGAGGAGATGGCCGACGTCCGCGTCGACCTCCCGATCGACGCCCACATCCCGCACGACTACGTCCCGGGTGAGCGCCTGCGGCTGGAGGCGTACCGCAAGATCGCGGCGGCGCCGGACGCCGAAGGCCTCGACGCCGTGCGCGAGGAGCTGATCGACCGCTACGGCCAGCCGCCGGCCCCGGTCACCCGGCTGCTGGCGGTGGCGAAGTTCCGCCACACGTGCCGCGAGGCGGGCGTGACGGAGGTGGCGGTCCAGGGCAACACCATCCGCTTCGCGCCGTTGCCGCTGGCCGATTCGCAGCTGGTGCGCCTGAAGCGGCTGTACCCGAAGGCGGTGTACAAGGCGGTGACGAACACGGTGTCGGTGCCGAAGCCGACCGAGGGCCCGGCGGGCGGCCGGATCGGCGCGCCGACGTTGCGGGACGTGGAACTGCTGGACTGGTGCGCGAAACTGCTGGCGCAGCTGACCAAGAAACCCGCGGCGGTGTAGTGCAGCGGACTTGGCCGGTGGCCGGGTGGTCGTGAGTGTTAAGTCGGGTTCTAACCCGACTTAACACTCACGACCACCTGCGGCTTCTGCGCTAAACATCGGGGGCGACGCCGTCGCCAGGCCCATCCGCACCTGCTCGGCCGGTACCGGAACCGCGCCGGCGCCGGACATCGGTAGGGGGCGGGGTTTCCGCGGCATCCGCGAGCCCGAACCCCCGCCGCGTCCGGGGTACACCAGCAACCCCCGGGCCGGGTCCGGCACCGCGTCCAGCGCCGCCGTGACCACCGGCAGGCCCCGGAACGCGTCCCGTCGTTCCTCGCTCCCGAACTCGATTTCGAGCACCACACCCCACCGGTGCTCGTGCCACACCCACTGCTCGGCGCCGTTCGTCAGCGCCGCTTCGGCGAGTGCGTCACCGTAGGCGAGCCGCCACTTCGTGGCCGTGTGCTCACCGTCGAAGACTTCGATGGTCAGCCAATGGTCCATAAGTCGACATTACGGCCGCCGTCACCCCATGGGTGTTGCGGTTCGGCACCGATGGTGTGAGAGGGTATGCGTTGTGATGCGGATCATGGGGCGCCCTCGCGCGCTGGTCGCGGTCGTTGCCGGTGCACTTCTGCTCGCCGGGTGCGGTTCGGGCCCCAGCCAGGTCGGCAGCGCCGTCGTCGTCGGCGACCGGTCGGTTTCCCTCGACTCGGTGCAGTCGATGATCGACCAGGCCGTCCGCGAACACCCGTACGCGAAGAAGCTCGCCGGTGAGCACAAGCTCGACGTGCTCGGCCGCGAGATCGTCCGGCAGACCGTCCTCCACGAGCTGACCCTGCGTGCCGCCAAGCAGGAGAACCTCGTGGCGGACCAGGCGAAGATCGCCGGGCTGGCCGCGCAGGTGACTCCCGCCCCCGTTACCGACACCGGGCAGGGCGACCAGGTCGCCGTCACGCAGATCGTCTCGAAGCTGCGCGACCGCAACGAGGTCGCGAGCGACGTCGTGCTGGAGCAGCAGCTCGCGCAGAAGACGCTGCCGAAGCTGTCGGTCGGCGCGGACTACATCGGCATCACCGCCACCGCGGACAACGACCGCGCGGCCCGCACCCGCGCCTTCGACCTCGCGAAGGAATTCGCCGACGACCCCGGCAAGGTGCAGGCGACCGTCCAGCAGGCGCAGCAGGAAGGGCAGCAGGCCCAGCAGACCGGGATGCCCGGCCCCAGCGGGTATTCCGCCGGGCAGACCGCCGAACTCTTCGGCGCGGCGCAGTACCTCGGCCTCGCGCAGACCGCGCTCTTCGGCTCGGAGAAGAACAGCGTCGTCGTCTTCCAGGCGCAGAAGCCGCAGAGCCCGGACTGGTTCGTCTTCGTCATCCGCGCCCGCGGCACCGACCAGGCCGTGCCGGCCGACCAGGAAGCGCAAAAGCCGACGGACGCGCAGCTGACGTCGATCGGCACCCGGCTGCTCCAGCCCTACCTCGGGCAGAGCGGCCTGCGCGTCAACCCGCGCTACGGCGTGTGGGATGTTGTGGGCATGAACCTCGTGCCGAACGCCGACGCCACCCAGGGCACCGTGCTGCCCGTGCGCGGTGCCGCACCCGCGCAGCAGTGACCACGGGGGTCGTCGTGGTCGTCCGGGGGACGACGCTGCCCGGCGCGGCACTGAAGCTCCTGCGTGAGTCGGACGCGGTCTACGCGGCCACGGACGTCGACCCCGCCGCGTTCGGCGTCCCGGCCGTCACCGAAGCGCCTTCGCTGAAGGACGTCGTGCTGCTCGCCGGGTCCCGCGACGAGCCCGCCGCGGCGCTGCTCATCGCGACCGGCGCGGTCGTCATCGAGACGCCGGTGCCGCCCCTGGTCGAAGCCGCCGACGTGATGGACCGGCTCCGCTCGCCGGGCGGCTGCCCGTGGGACGCGGTCCAGACGCACGAATCGCTGCGGCAGTACCTGGTCGAGGAAACCTACGAACTGCTCGACGCCATCGAGGACGGCGATCGCGAGGCGCTGCGCGAGGAACTCGGCGACGTCCTGCTGCAGGTGCTGTTCCACGCGCGCGTCGCGGCCGAGGACGCGGGTGACCCGTTCGGCATCGACGACGTCGCCACCGCGCTGGTCGAGAAGCTGGTCGGGCGGCACCCGCACGTGTTCGCCGACGCGGACAAGGTGCACACGGTCGAGCACCAGAACCTCAAGTGGGAAGAGCTGAAGCAGCGCGAGAAGCAGCGCAAGTCCATTGTGGACGGCGTGGCGCTCGGGCAGCCCGCCGTCGCGCTGGCGGGCAAGCTGGGGCAGCGCTCCGGCCGGGCGGGCATCCCGCTCGACCTCTTCCCCGAAGGCCCGGGAACCGCCGCCCAGCTGTTCCGCATCGCGGCCACGGCGCGGCGCGCGGGCGTCGACCCCGAAGACGAGCTGCGGACGCTGGCGAAGCAGTTCGCGCGGGACGTCCGGGGTGCCGAGCAGGCCGCCCGCGACGCCGGGCTGGAGCCGACGACCCTCGAAGCCGACGGCTGGCGGAAGTTCTGGCCCGGCCGCTAGGTGTGACGCAGCACACATCCGGGTGAGAACCGTTTCCGGGCACCGGGCGTCTTGCCTGGTGTGAGACACCTGCCACTGGACAGCGCGGACGAGGAGCACCTCGTCCGGCGCACGGCCAAGGGCGACCGCGCGGCGTTCGAGGAGCTCTACCGCCGCACGTCGCCCTGGCTCGCCGTGCGCCTGCGCCGCCGGTGCGCGGACGACCAGATCGTCGCCGAGGTGATGCAGGAGACGTACCTGGCGGTCTGGCGCGCGGCGGGTTCGTTCGCGGGGGCCGTCACCGGCGGGACAGCGGTCGGCTGGGTGTGGACGATCGCGGCGCGCCGGCTGGTCGACGCGTTCCGGCGGCGGGCGCACCACGCGCAGCCACCGCCGGAGATCGGGTTCGACCACGCGCCGGTCGCGGCCGCCGAGGACCAGGCGCTGTCGGTGGCGCTGGGCGACGAGGTCGGCGACGCGCTGCGCGACCTCGCGCCCGAGCTGCGGGCGGTCCTGCAGGCGATGGT
Coding sequences within:
- the mfd gene encoding transcription-repair coupling factor, with protein sequence MSGLLTAILPDPALRGVVERAGAPLLELQGPIAARQLVAAALAADDGAGKPVLAVTATGREADELTASLGAMLGASRVADFPSWETLPHERLSPRADTVGRRLEVLHRLKTGDDSLRVVVATVRSLIQPMAPGLGSLKPIDLVVGEEEPFEELLERLVELAYVRVDMVEKRGEFAVRGGILDLFGPTAQHPVRVEFWGDEVSEIRAFAVSDQRSLPGEIPRVTAPPCRELLLTAPVKEKAAELAKTYEADAHLAEMLTKLADGIPVEGMEALIPVLCEGELELLTDAMPVGAHVLLTDPEKIRARAADLVRTGQEFLEASWTTAAAGGQAPIDLGASAYRGLDEIASHAQDTKRAWWTLTQLTSEDPDVYRVAIEAAPAYRGELERATTDLRAHIAAGGTAVLVVAGHGTAARAVEQFSAADVPAALAGDGLTGVPAAGLVTVTCGGLTDGFISPERALVVLTEADLTGRGSGAGTSTKDLTAKMPSRRRNAVDPLALKAGDYVVHEQHGIGRFVEMVQRTVAGATREYLLLEYGSSKRGHPGDRLFVPTDQLDEVSKYVGGELPTLNKLGGSDWKNTKARAKKAVKEIAAELVQLYAARQAAPGHAFGPDTPWQGELEDAFPFTETNDQLAAIDEVKSDMERGVPMDRVICGDVGYGKTEIAVRAAFKAVQDGKQVAVLVPTTLLAQQHLNTFQERMRSFPVTIKGLSRFTNKSESDVILEQLAAGEVDIVIGTHRLLQTGIRYKDLGLVIVDEEQRFGVEHKEHIKALRTHVDVLTMSATPIPRTLEMSLAGIREMSTILTPPEDRHPILTYVGAYDDKQVGAAIRRELLRDGQVFYVHNRVSSIEKAARHIRELVPEARVVTAHGQMNEDKLEKIIQGFWENEYDVLVCTTIVETGLDISNANTLLVERGDLLGLAQLHQLRGRVGRGRDRGYAYFLYPPEAPLTETAHDRLATIAQNTELGAGMAVAMKDLEIRGAGNILGAEQSGHIAGVGFDLYVRLVGEAVDAFRRHAGAEPAEDEEMADVRVDLPIDAHIPHDYVPGERLRLEAYRKIAAAPDAEGLDAVREELIDRYGQPPAPVTRLLAVAKFRHTCREAGVTEVAVQGNTIRFAPLPLADSQLVRLKRLYPKAVYKAVTNTVSVPKPTEGPAGGRIGAPTLRDVELLDWCAKLLAQLTKKPAAV
- a CDS encoding RNA polymerase sigma factor encodes the protein MRHLPLDSADEEHLVRRTAKGDRAAFEELYRRTSPWLAVRLRRRCADDQIVAEVMQETYLAVWRAAGSFAGAVTGGTAVGWVWTIAARRLVDAFRRRAHHAQPPPEIGFDHAPVAAAEDQALSVALGDEVGDALRDLAPELRAVLQAMVLDGLTVRETAVLLGLPEGTVKTRARRARIAMREALS
- a CDS encoding MazG family protein, whose amino-acid sequence is MTTGVVVVVRGTTLPGAALKLLRESDAVYAATDVDPAAFGVPAVTEAPSLKDVVLLAGSRDEPAAALLIATGAVVIETPVPPLVEAADVMDRLRSPGGCPWDAVQTHESLRQYLVEETYELLDAIEDGDREALREELGDVLLQVLFHARVAAEDAGDPFGIDDVATALVEKLVGRHPHVFADADKVHTVEHQNLKWEELKQREKQRKSIVDGVALGQPAVALAGKLGQRSGRAGIPLDLFPEGPGTAAQLFRIAATARRAGVDPEDELRTLAKQFARDVRGAEQAARDAGLEPTTLEADGWRKFWPGR